A single region of the Neodiprion pinetum isolate iyNeoPine1 chromosome 5, iyNeoPine1.2, whole genome shotgun sequence genome encodes:
- the HisCl1 gene encoding glycine receptor subunit alpha-2: MRSRSVVVLCCYLYTLFDIAALHFPDLELEEYGRKEASLSLRDILPLNPKQYDKHRAPKYLGQPTVVYFHVTVLSLDSINEESMTYVADIFLAQSWRDSRLRLPENMSEEYRILDVDWLHNIWRPDCFFKNAKKVTFHEMSIPNHYLWLYHDKTLLYMSKLTLVLSCAMKFESYPHDTQYCSMMIESLSHTTQDLVFVWNMTDPLVVNPEIELPQLDISNNYTTDCTIEYSTGNFTCIQIVFNLRRRLGYHLFHTYIPSALIVVMSWIAFWIKPEAIPARVTLGVTSLLTLATQNTQSQQSLPPVSYVKAIDVWMSSCSVFVFLSLMEFAVVNNYMGPIATKAMKGYSDEDLREAIDEFKTPMRSDSERSRSPGRPPTVQYETCCQGRATAIYIDKVSRFFFPFSFFILNVVYWSTFL, from the exons ATGAGGAGTCGATCCGTTGTAGTTTTGTGCTGCTACCTTTACACCCTCTTTGACATTGCAGCGTTGCACTTTCC AGACCTGGAGCTAGAGGAGTACGGTAGGAAAGAGGCGTCTTTATCCCTAAGAGACATCCTGCCCCTGAACCCGAAACAGTACGACAAGCACAGGGCACCCAAGTATCTAGGACAGCCAACTGTGGTGTATTTTCACGTAACTGTACTGAGCCTGGATTCAATAAACGAGGAGTCTATG ACGTATGTTGCAGACATATTTCTGGCCCAGAGCTGGCGAGACTCACGTCTCAGACTGCCCGAAAATATGTCAGAAGAATATCGAATCCTCGACGTCGACTGGCTCCACAACATTTGGCGACCAGACTGCTTCTTCAAAAATGCGAAGAAGGTCACCTTTCACGAAATGTCCATACCCAATCACTACCTTTGGCTTTACCACGACAAAACCCTCCTCTACATGTCCAA ACTCACCCTGGTACTCTCGTGCGCCATGAAGTTCGAATCTTACCCGCACGACACGCAATACTGTTCTATGATGATCGAGAGCC TTTCCCACACGACACAGGACCTGGTGTTTGTCTGGAATATGACTGACCCGCTGGTGGTGAACCCTGAGATAGAGCTCCCACAGTTGGACATATCGAACAATTACACAACCGACTGTACGATCGAGTACTCGACCGGGAACTTCACCTGCATTCAAATAGTATTTAATTTGCGAAGAAGATTGGGTTACCATCTATTTCACACTTACATACCGTCCGCCTTGATCGTCGTCATGTCCTGGATCGCCTTTTGGATTAAGCCTGAGGCAATTCCGGCCCGAGTCACCCTGGGCGTTACGTCGCTTTTGACTCTGG CAACGCAGAATACTCAGTCCCAGCAGTCGCTGCCTCCTGTTTCGTACGTCAAAGCCATCGACGTGTGGATGTCTTCCTGTAGTGTATTCGTATTTTTATCACTGATGGAGTTCGCGGTAGTGAACAACTACATGGGACCCATTGCCACCAAAGCGATGAAGGGCTACTCGGACGAAGACCTGCGAGAAGCCATCGACGAGTTCAAG ACGCCAATGCGGTCGGACTCTGAGAGAAGCAGAAGTCCGGGTCGGCCGCCTACGGTGCAGTACGAGACTTGCTGCCAAGGTCGAGCGACTGCTATCTACATCGACAAGGTGTCGAGGTTCTTCTTCCCGTTTTCATTCTTCATCTTAAACGTCGTATACTGGAGTACCTTCCTCTAG